Proteins encoded together in one Cherax quadricarinatus isolate ZL_2023a chromosome 33, ASM3850222v1, whole genome shotgun sequence window:
- the LOC128694007 gene encoding perlucin-like protein codes for MKRDVLLLVATLIVGALVSLSMAQVSCPEPYILIGNTTCLYIPLDQNSTWDDARDYCITHSPPGYTADLAEFLECDVMSSLWNYIAYNLHKRTNYWIGGSDSAKEGTWKWVRSGTDVHMGVPFWFTGQPDGGTLENRLTVSENGYFGDGLETQHYNFICKLFDLPEN; via the exons ATGAAGAGAGACGTGTTACTCCTGGTGGCCACTCTTATTGTGGGGGCGCTGGTCTCGCTCTCCATGGCACAAG TGTCGTGTCCTGAACCATATATCCTGATTGGTAACACAACATGCCTGTATATCCCTCTAGACCAAAACTCAACTTG GGACGACGCCAGAGACTACTGCATAACCCACAGTCCTCCAGGTTACACGGCGGACCTAGCAGAATTTCTTGAGTGTGACGTgatgtccagtctctggaactacATTGCTTACAACCTGC ACAAAAGGACGAATTACTGGATTGGAGGATCAGACAGTGCTAAGGAAGGGACGTGGAAGTGGGTCCGCTCTGGCACAGACGTGCACATGGGCGTCCCATTCTGGTTCACAGGCCAGCCAGACGGAGGGACTCTGGAGAATCGCCTCACAGTGTCCGAGAACGGATATTTTGGCGACGGACTAGAAACCCAACACTACAACTTCATCTGTAAACTCTTCGATCTCCCTGAAAATTAA